In the Lycium ferocissimum isolate CSIRO_LF1 unplaced genomic scaffold, AGI_CSIRO_Lferr_CH_V1 ctg14337, whole genome shotgun sequence genome, AGCTTCGGCAAAGACAAAAGGGGTTACCGAACCAAGCCGGAGGAAGCACGGATCTGGAGCCGGTTCATTTATCGAGGTTTTGAAGATGCTCGAGACTTTGGCAAAATAGATTGATTCAACGGAGAAAAGAGTGGAAAtatataactctcgggtggatcagATCCCGGAAGCACCCCCGATCTTGAAGGGATCGAATTTCAAGAGATACATCCAAAGGCCTTTCCCTCCTAGTGAGGCCCCAAAgttgatcccgaagaggttcaagatgccggATATTCCAGAGTATGATGGGACCACGACCCGCCGGAGCACGTGACCTCGTACACTTGTCCCATAAAAGGAAACAATGTGGAGGAGGATGAAATAGAGTCGGTATTACTAAAAAAGTTTTGTGAAACATTGTCCAAAGGGGCATTGACTTGGTACGACCATCTGCCTGAGTATTCCACACTTCCTTCGAGATGCTTGTTGTTGCGTTTATCAAGGCCCATGCCGGGGCCAAGAAGGTACAGGCTAGAAAGGCGGATACTTTTAGAATCACTCAAAGGGATAATGAGCTGCTATGAGAATTCGTGAACCAGTTCCAAAGAGAACGAATAGAACTTCCCCTGATCCCGGAAGAGTGGGTGGCCCAAGCTTTCACAAAAGGACTCAACCCCCGAAGCTTAACTGTCTCGTTTAAATTAAAAGAGAACTTGTTGGAGTGCGAGGCAGTAACTTGGGCCGATGTGCATAACAGATACGAGTCCAAGATTCGGGTAAATGATGATCAGCTCGAACTTCCCCCGGGTCCAAGAATGGAAGTAAGAACTTTGAAAGGTCGAGGAGGAACTATGAACCGGAGTCAAGGCCATCGAGGGATAGATATCGACCATACTCTCAACCGATGAAATCCAGCTTTAGGtcagaaaaagagagaagcGGCCCCAACCATTTCTCGAGTAGAGGTGATAAGCGAGGTGATCATGGTTCAAACAACCGAGGTTTGTTATTTAGAAGCGAAGCCTGTAATTCGGCCAGTAATGGAGACATACCGAGGTTATCagagtacaacttcaacatcaataCATCAGACCTTGTCTCGGCCATGGGGCGTATCATAAAAGCTAGGCGGCCAAGACCGTTGAGGTCCGATCTAGCTCAAAGGGATCCAAGCGTGCTGTGTCAGTATCATGAGACTCACGGTCATAGAACCGAGGACTGTCGCCAATTAAGGGAAGTGCTGGCTCGGTTGTTGAAAAATGGTCACCTTCGAGAGTTCCTGAATGATCGAGCCAAAAGCCActataaaggaagggaaaatcaCAAAAAGGCCAAGCCCGAGGAACCACAACATgtgatcaatatgataatcGGAGGAACAGATACATCTCGAGGGACGATGATGAAGAGAACAAAGTTTTCGGTTACACGAGAAAAACGAACCAGGGATTACATGCCCGAAGGGATAATTTCCTTCAACGATGAGGACGCAGAGGGCTTCATgcaaccgcacaatgatgcgtTAGTAATCTCTATTGTTATCTTTAAATCTCAAGTTAAACGTATtctgattgacccaggtagttCGACCAACATTATCCAATGGAGAGTGGTAGAACAACTGAAGTTGCTAGATCAAAACATTCTGGTAGCTCGTATACTCAACGGATTCAATATGGCAAGCGAGACTACAAAGGGAGAAATTGCTTTGCTGGTCAACATCGACGAGACCATGCAGTAGACTGTGTTTTATGTCATCGACGGGGAGATAAGGTATAATGCTTTAATCGGTAGACCGTGAATTCATAGCATGCGAGCGATGCCATTGATAATCCATCAGATGTTGAAGTTCCCAACTCCGGAGGGGATAAATACTGTCCGTGGTGAACAACCCGCGACAAGGGAAATGTTCGCGGTCGAGTATACCCCTCTTGTTTTGAAGAAACCGGTTCAAAATGTCGGTGAGGTAATCGAAGGTGAGGTCACCAAATAGAAATTAAAGAATAAGGGCTCGACTGACGAACAGAAGGATACGAGCCCGAATTGCGAAGAGGATGATTTGGGTGTGTGAAGATTGTTCATACCGCCGGATGATTCGGATGCAACCAAATCTACCTTGGAAGAGCTGGAACAGATCATCTTGTTTGTGCATTTATAGGATaggaaggtatacctgggcaccgGGTTAACCTCAGTgctcaggaacaagttaattatatttcttcaaaataatgccgattgttttgcatggtaCTATATAGACATGACAGGTGTACCACCAGAAGAACCAACACATAAGCTCAGCCTCAatagaaaatttgtttcggTTAAGTAGAAAAGAAGGCCGATGGTCGAGTCCAAACATGCCTTCGTCAAAGAAAAGGTAACGAAGCTTTTGAAAATTGGTTCTGTCTAggaggtaaaatacccggaCTGGCTAGCTAACGTCGTTGTGGTGCCGAAGAAAGGTAACAAATTTAGAATGTACGTTGATTATAAAGATCTAAACAAAGactgcccgaaggattcattcccTATGCCTCACATCGATCGAAAGATTGATACgatggccgggcatgagatgttaagtttccTCGATGCTTACTTCGGGTACAACCAGATTCGAATGAACCCggaagatcaagagaaaacttctTTTATTACCCGATATAAGACTTATTGTTACAATGTCGTGCCATTCGGCTTAAAAAATACCGgagcaacttaccaacgcctagttaaccgAATGTTCAAAGAACAGATAGGTAAACAATGGAAGTTTAAGTTGATGACATGTTAGTAAAGTCCCTTGAaatagaggaccatttaaaacatttgtagGATAGCTTCGATGTACTTCGCAAATtcaacatgaagctgaacccgGAGAAGTGTGCCTTTGGGGTCCGATTCGGCAAATTTTTGGGCTTTATGGTATCAAACCGGGGGATTGAAATTAACCCGGACAAAATCAAAGCCATTGATGACATCAACTGGTAAAAAATGTCAAAGCAGTACAAAGACTGACTGGAAGGATAGCAGCACTGAGCCAGTTCATCTCGAGATTATCAGATAAaagtcaccgtttcttctcccTACTAAGAAAGAAGAATGACTGCGTTTGGACACTGGAATGCCAAAAGGCCTTGCAAGAACTGAAACGGTACTTATCCAGCCCGCCCTTGTTACACACACCGAAGGCAGATGAATATCTATCTCTATACTTAGCAGTATCTGAGGTGGCAGTAAGCGAAGTACTGGTCCGAGAGGAAGTAGGTACGCAATTTCCAATCTATTATGTGAGTAGGACATTAGGAGATGCAGAGACCCGTTATCCGCATCTCGAAAAGTTAGCTTTGGCATTGGTAAGTTCTTTGAGAAAGCTAAAAACTTACTTTCAGTGCCAGCCCATATGTGTAGTAACTACTTACCCGTTAaaaaatgtcatgcataaaccggAGCTATCATGTAGGTTGATCAAATAGGCCGTAGAGATTAGCGGTTATGATATCGAGTATAAGCCTAGAACGACTATTAAATCTCAAATCTTAGCTGATTTTGTAGCAGATTTTACCCCCGTCATGATTTTCGAGGTAGAGAAAGTGCTTTTGTTAACCTCAAGAAAGGATTCCGGTATCTGGTCCCTACTTACATACGGGGCATCAAACCTAAAAGGTACCGGTTGGGCATAGTTCTTAAGACCCTCGCTGGCGATGTCATTAGACAATCAATCAGAACTATGAAGTTGACTAACAATGaggccgagtatgaggctattaTTGCAGGTTTAGAATTAGCTCAGAGTTTGGGGGCCGAAGTAATCGAAGCAAAATGTTACTCTCTCTTGGTCGTGAACCAAGTCAATGGCTTCTTCGAGGTCAAGGATGAACAAATGCTAATATACTTAGAAAAACTCAAGTAATATTGCATAGGCTTAAAGAGTGGACTATACAACACGTACCAAGGGAGCAGAACAACGAGGCGGATGTATTGGCCAACTTAAGCTCCTCGGTTGAAGCGGAAGAGTTCAATTCTGGCACAGTCGTCCAATTGATGAACTCGGTAGTGGAAAATGGTCATGCTGAGATAAATGCAATGGGTCTGACATGGGATTGACacaacaaatacatcgactacttgcgCGATGGAAAACTTCCAAAGCAACCCGATTCTGTTTGGTAGACGATCAGCTATATCGCCGGTCTTTTTTCGGACCTCTGGCTAAATGCTTAGGACCAACTGAAATGGACTATGTGATGAGAGAAGTCCACGAAGGAACCTGCGGTAACCACTCCAGTGCTGAAGCCTTGGTTTGGAAGATCATCAGAGCAGGGTATTATTGGAACCGAATGGAGGAGGACGTGAAAAGCTTTGTCAAGAATGTGATGGGTGCGTAAAGCATGTGCCGATGATTCACCAGTCGGGAGAGTTACTGCATCTGGTCTTGTCCCCTTGGCCATTTATAAAGTGGGGAATGGATATCATCAGTCCTCTGCCATGGGCTCCAGGTAAGGCTCGTTTTGTTTTGTGCATGGCAGATTACTTTTCAAAATGAGTTGAAGCGTGGGCTTTTGAGAAAGTTAGATGGGAGCATATCATTTGTCGGTTCGGCATCCCGACtgagataacttgtgataacggtCCTCAGTTCATTGGCAATAAAGTTAATAACTtcctcgaagggttgaagatcaaaaAGATTATGccaactccgtatcacccgagTGCAAACGGACAGGCGGAATCCATgaacaaaaccataattcaaaatctaaggaaaCAGTTAGACACGTCAAAGCACAAATGGAAAGAAGTTCTATCGAATGTATTATGGGCCTACAGAACGACGTCAAAGTCAAGCACGGGAGAAACGCCATTTTCATTAGTCTACGAGGTTAAGGCTCTAATCCCTGTGGAAGTTGGTGAACTGAGTCTAAGGTTCCAGTACGCTACCAACAGGTCAAACGAAGAGGCTATGGCCGTAAAACTTGACTTAATAGACGAACTACACAAAAATGCGATGGTTTATTTAGCAGCTCAAAAGCAGCGAATGGAGAGGTACTACAACCGAAGGGCAAACCTTCGACATTTTCAAGTTGGGGACTTAGTACTCTGAAAAATTACCTTGCACACCAAGAACCTGATGATGAAAAATTGGGCCCGAACTAGGAAGGATCGTATAAGGTAACCGCAATAACGGGCAAAGGGTCGTATCAGTTGGAAACCGTAGATGGTTAACGACTACACAACAACTAGAACGTGGTGCATTTGAAGAAATACTATTCCTGAGAAGTCATATCGAGATAAATTCTGAAGGTATTAAAACTAGGTCTggaaacacgtgttgcactcttttcctatGCCCGATTTTATCCCCAAGTGGGTTTTCCGGTatggtttttaacgaggcaacaagtacagCGTGTTACCCTATGAAAATGAGGCTAAGAGCCCGTAAGTCCGAGGCCAGATAAACACCGGGGACTGGATAGTGTTTCCCCATTCATAATTCTCGAACAAATACTAGGGGACTATATCCCCACCAAGACCGAAGAAGAGCTCACCGAAGCAAAACAAGAAACGAAGTCAAGATccgaacaatttttttttctaactcgAACCTTTTTGTATTAGGTTTCAATGTAAAGGCCAAACGATCGAACGAATCATGCCCGGGTAGTGTTGCTACCGTAAAGAGCATAAAGGATCAGGTGAAATCCGTAGTTTTGTATGAGATAAGCATTTGAAATATGAAGATAAATACTTCCAAAAAGTATGTCCTAAATTCGTTCTTTTGATTAAATATAACCCTCGACTTGGGACTGCCATCTTAAAATTAACAAGGCACAAAGGTTATGGTACCTGAACCTAACCCACTAAAAACAAACAGTCGAAAGAAGGTCAACTAATTAAAGACCTCCACTTAAATGCCCGAGGTTATTCAGAGACGTCcaaattcacaaagcataaaaagGCCCCGCGCGCAAGCCATTTATAAGTCTTCAATCAAGAGGTAAACCGAACAAAATGAAGCCCATAATCGATGAGTTAAGATTAGCTTAATTCGGATAAAATTTTTAGGGCCaagtcaaaaataaaaaataaaaaaggctcGTACAGGCCCTATTTTACTCGGTATGAGATGAACCCGAGTTCTAAGAAACGGTCTCTTCAAAATCATCTTCAGAGCTATCCTCATGAGCTTTCTTAGCCTTATCCTTGATCATCCTCGCATAGAGTATGCAAGCCGAGATATCTTCCATACCTCGTTCAACTTTCTTGAGTGTAACCCTCCGGGATTTCCACCGCTCGTGTTCAACTATAAGGGTAGAATGAGCCTCGGTGGCCTCTACATCTTTACAAGCTTCCACCAGATCAACTTGAGCGTTCTTCGTCTCTCTCCTCTAGCTCGGACTTCATGTCAATAAGAGTGATCTGAACCTCATTGACAGATGCCAGTTCAGTCTGAAGAGTATTATTGGCTAGAATGGCCTCCTCGAGCTGACCGTTAAGCTCATCACTGATCCGGGCACGTCTCTTGGCCTTTTCTTCAAATACCCTCAACTTCTCCTTTTTACCGGCTCTCTCAGCCTCGAGCTGCCgaatcttctcttctcttttttaagCATCGACCTTGACAGAATCAAGACCTTCCCTTAGTTGGGCGATAGTAGCTTCAAACTCACCAAGTTTGGTGACAAAATCAGCATTCTCTTGGCTGAAGTTTTTGTTATCCCCATCCAGAAGCTTGTTCTTTTTTACTGCATCATCGAGCTCAGTCTTTAAATGAAGGTTCTCCCTTTTTGCTGCTTTAAGCTTGCATTGAAGATTCGGGGGAGCGGTGGCCTGGCTCAGCTCATCCTCTTTTTCTGGTAAGAGAAGTTTGAACTTCTCGGTTTCTCGACTTTGAGCATCTAGTTGGGCCTTCAAGTCATCCACCAAGTCTTTGGGCTTGGACAAAGCCTTCATTCACAAGCACGATACTCTAAAAAAGGGCAAGAATGAAGATAAAAGATCAACCAACGAAAACAAAGAATTATACGTCGGATGCTTTAAAGATACATAGGAATATTTACCCGATTACTGGCATGCATGCCCTCGTTTATAAGACACTGCCACGGGAGTACTTCAATTTTCTCCTTGTCTGAATCTGAAACAAAAGGTCTTAGATAACTAGTAACCCCCACGGGAGAGATAAAAAACTACAGTCCGCGGGGACGATGACTACGATCGACCTCATCCTCTTTGGTTCTACACTCGGGTCTGGGAAAATATCAATAAGTTTTGATCTCCAACCTAACTCAGTAGACTGGTTGGCAACCCTCGTTACTCGAGGAATACAGAGATGACCAAACCCTGAAGATTCCCTCGTAGTAGGAGAAGTATCGGCAAGCATATCATCGAGGTTCTCCTGTCTCAAAGAAGGAGCAGGAGGAGAAATCAGAGCTATGTGCCCGTTGTTCTTTCCTCGGCCGCAGTAGCTGGTTCCACCCTTggaggtgtcacaccccgatcttactagggtgtgatgggcacccgaccccatattcggagccgagcgaacccgctgactcttattactcacatattctctttggatgcttaaatcaaatacaggtaaaatacatagtaaaattttcaaaatttctttttgtcgtttctcaatttaaacacagtctgtaagtGTAAGGACTCTGTAACATAACGcgtaataaaatatatattagctaatggacccactCTCAAAACCGACACTCGGACtcacgactcgtctcgcaaagtctctaactttgagCAAAGTACAAGcacatataatcgactcggcaaaggcctgtacaaatggagtctaccaactcacTGGAACGCCTTCggcaatagctcttacttgtcgagtgtgcacacgcggcatgaaacgcggcgcccacgaaaaggggcgtcggtacgagcaatgtcgagtatgtaaggcatgtataatattatacgagagctacataacataattaatgacataaaaaaatatagagcatatcatgataCAGGAGagcaacctgtacatatgagtgtccTTTTtggcgaataccatgcatgcttagtgctgcggaacgtgcagcccggtCCGTATATCATAtcgctgcg is a window encoding:
- the LOC132042257 gene encoding uncharacterized protein LOC132042257, with product MGRIIKARRPRPLRSDLAQRDPSVLCQYHETHGHRTEDCRQLREVLARLLKNGHLREFLNDRAKSHYKGRENHKKAKPEEPQHVINMIIGGTDTSRGTMMKRTKFSVTREKRTRDYMPEGIISFNDEDAEGFMQPHNDALVISIVIFKSQVKRILIDPGSSTNIIQWRVVEQLKLLDQNILVARILNGFNMASETTKGEIALLVNIDETMQ